A part of Biomphalaria glabrata chromosome 3, xgBioGlab47.1, whole genome shotgun sequence genomic DNA contains:
- the LOC129924997 gene encoding serine-rich adhesin for platelets-like translates to MISSTSLSFSSNYSSSLSSSSTSLSSSSNYSSSTSLSSSSTSLSSSSNYSSSLSSSSTSLSSSSNNSSSLSSSSTSLSSSSNYSSSTSLSSSSNYSSSLSSSSTSLSSSSNYSSSTSLSSSSNYSSSTSLSSSSNYSSSLSSSSTSLSSSSNYSSSTSLSSSSNYSSSLSSSSTSLSSSSNYSSSLSSSSTSLSSSSNYSSSTSLSSSSNYSSSTSLSSSSNYSSSLSSSSTSLSSSSNYSSSTSLSSSSNYSSSTSLSSSSNYSSSLSSSSTSLSSSSNYSSSTSLSSSSNYSSSLSSSSTSLSSSSNYSSSLSSSSTSLSSSSNYSSSTSLSSSSNYSSSTSLSSSSNYSSSLSSSSTSLSSSSNYSSSLSSSSTSLSSSSNYSSSTSLSSSSNYSSSTSLSSSSNYSSSLSSSSTSLSSSSNYSSSTSLSSSSNYSSSTSLSSSSNYSSSTSLSSSSNYSSSLSSSSTSLSSSSNYSYSTFLSSSSNNSSSLSSSSTSLSSSSNYSSSTSLSSSSNYSSSTSLSSSSNYSSSLSSSSTSLSSSSNYSSSTSLSSSSNYSSSLSSSSTSLSSSSNYSSSTSLSSSSNYSSSLSSSSTSLSSSSNYSSSTSLSSSSNNSSSLSSSSTSLSSSSNYFSSTSLSSSSNYSSSTSLSSSSNYSSFLSSSSTSLSSSSLSSSSTSLSSSSNYSSFLSSSSTSLSSSSLSSSSTPLSSSSNYSSSTSLSSSSNNSSSLSSSSTSLSSSSNYFSSTSLSSSSNYSSSTSLSSSSNYSSSLSSSSTSLSSSSNYSSFLSSSSTSLSSSSLSSSSTPLSSSSNYSSSLSSSSTSLSSSSNYSSSLSSSSISLSSSSNYSSSTSLSSSSNYSSSLSSSSTSLSSSSNYSSFLSSSSTSLSSSSLSSSSTPLSSSSNYFSSLSSSSTPLSSSSNYSSSLSSSSTPLSSSSNYSSSLSSSSISFCSQLYDADVGLQEEQDFAQIIPVFVPPFRRTRGPILVTERPSKESDLLDKFPGLFRTQNEVIDHRESGRLDTSKGTQLFDLSMFLYYGEPDVDCAGL, encoded by the coding sequence ATGATCTCCTCCACATCTTTGTCATTCTCCTCAAATTACTCCTCCTCCTTATCTTCCTCCTCCACATCTTTGTCATCCTCCTCAAATTACTCCTCCTCCACATCTTTGTCATCCTCCTCCACATCTTTGTCATCCTCCTCAAATTACTCCTCCTCCTTATCTTCCTCCTCCACATCTTTGTCATCCTCCTCAAATAACTCCTCCTCCTTATCTTCCTCCTCCACATCTTTGTCATCCTCCTCAAATTACTCCTCCTCCACATCTTTGTCATCCTCCTCAAATTACTCCTCCTCCTTATCTTCCTCCTCCACATCTTTGTCATCCTCCTCAAATTACTCCTCCTCCACATCTTTGTCATCCTCCTCAAATTACTCCTCCTCCACATCTTTGTCATCCTCCTCAAATTACTCCTCCTCCTTATCTTCCTCCTCCACATCTTTGTCATCCTCCTCAAATTACTCCTCCTCCACATCTTTGTCATCCTCCTCAAATTACTCCTCCTCCTTATCTTCCTCCTCCACATCTTTGTCATCCTCCTCAAATTACTCCTCCTCCTTATCTTCCTCCTCCACATCTTTGTCATCCTCCTCAAATTACTCCTCCTCCACATCTTTGTCATCCTCCTCAAATTACTCCTCCTCCACATCTTTGTCATCCTCCTCAAATTACTCCTCCTCCTTATCTTCCTCCTCCACATCTTTGTCATCCTCCTCAAATTACTCCTCCTCCACATCTTTGTCATCCTCCTCAAATTACTCCTCCTCCACATCTTTGTCATCCTCCTCAAATTACTCCTCCTCCTTATCTTCCTCCTCCACATCTTTGTCATCCTCCTCAAATTACTCCTCCTCCACATCTTTGTCATCCTCCTCAAATTACTCCTCCTCCTTATCTTCCTCCTCCACATCTTTGTCATCCTCCTCAAATTACTCCTCCTCCTTATCTTCCTCCTCCACATCTTTGTCATCCTCCTCAAATTACTCCTCCTCCACATCTTTGTCATCCTCCTCAAATTACTCCTCCTCCACATCTTTGTCATCCTCCTCAAATTACTCCTCCTCCTTATCTTCCTCCTCCACATCTTTGTCATCCTCCTCAAATTACTCCTCCTCCTTATCTTCCTCCTCCACATCTTTGTCATCCTCCTCAAATTACTCCTCCTCCACATCTTTGTCATCCTCCTCAAATTACTCCTCCTCCACATCTTTGTCATCCTCCTCAAATTACTCCTCCTCCTTATCTTCCTCCTCCACATCTTTGTCATCCTCCTCAAATTACTCCTCCTCCACATCTTTGTCATCCTCCTCAAATTACTCCTCCTCCACATCTTTGTCATCCTCCTCAAATTACTCCTCCTCCACATCTTTGTCATCCTCCTCAAATTACTCCTCCTCCTTATCTTCCTCCTCCACATCTTTGTCATCCTCCTCAAATTACTCCTACTCCACATTTTTGTCATCCTCCTCAAATAACTCCTCCTCCTTATCTTCCTCCTCCACATCTTTGTCATCCTCCTCAAATTACTCCTCCTCCACATCTTTGTCATCCTCCTCAAATTACTCCTCCTCCACATCTTTGTCATCCTCCTCAAATTACTCCTCCTCCTTATCTTCCTCCTCCACATCTTTGTCATCCTCCTCAAATTACTCCTCCTCCACATCTTTGTCATCCTCCTCAAATTACTCCTCCTCCTTATCTTCCTCCTCCACATCTTTGTCATCCTCCTCAAATTACTCCTCCTCCACATCTTTGTCATCCTCCTCAAATTACTCCTCCTCCTTATCTTCCTCCTCCACATCTTTGTCATCCTCCTCAAATTACTCCTCCTCCACATCTTTGTCATCCTCCTCAAATAACTCCTCCTCCTTATCTTCCTCCTCCACATCTTTGTCATCCTCCTCAAATTACTTCTCCTCCACATCTTTGTCATCCTCCTCAAATTACTCCTCCTCCACATCTTTGTCATCCTCCTCAAATTACTCATCCTTCTTATCTTCCTCCTCCACATCTTTGTCATCCTCCTCCTTATCTTCCTCCTCCACATCTTTGTCATCCTCCTCAAATTACTCATCCTTCTTATCTTCCTCCTCCACATCTTTGTCATCCTCCTCCTTATCATCCTCCTCCACACCTTTGTCATCCTCCTCAAATTACTCCTCCTCAACATCTTTGTCATCCTCCTCAAATAACTCCTCCTCCTTATCTTCCTCCTCCACATCTTTGTCATCCTCCTCAAATTACTTCTCCTCCACATCTTTGTCATCCTCCTCAAATTACTCCTCCTCCACATCTTTGTCATCCTCCTCAAATTACTCCTCCTCCTTATCTTCCTCCTCCACATCTTTGTCATCCTCCTCAAATTACTCATCCTTCTTATCTTCCTCCTCCACATCTTTGTCATCCTCCTCCTTATCTTCCTCCTCCACACCTTTGTCATCCTCCTCAAATTACTCCTCCTCCTTATCTTCCTCCTCCACATCTTTGTCATCCTCCTCAAATTACTCCTCCTCCTTATCTTCCTCCTCCATATCTTTGTCATCCTCCTCAAATTACTCCTCCTCCACATCTTTGTCATCCTCCTCAAATTACTCCTCCTCCTTATCTTCCTCCTCCACATCTTTGTCATCCTCCTCAAATTACTCATCCTTCTTATCTTCCTCCTCCACATCTTTGTCATCCTCCTCCTTATCTTCCTCCTCCACACCTTTGTCATCCTCCTCAAATTACTTCTCCTCCTTATCTTCCTCCTCCACACCTTTGTCATCCTCCTCAAATTACTCCTCCTCCTTATCTTCCTCCTCCACACCTTTGTCATCCTCCTCAAATTACTCCTCCTCCTTATC
- the LOC129925033 gene encoding uncharacterized protein LOC129925033 — protein MNTTLGLFYCLEKTPTISSMSVTLMLSIVASLLVYKCHLISAMLQPPVGVLEDFEEDSNSMFVDLERNPGENPSSVIQVIQQNPSSVNRIVQSCCEAETRMQNFSTLPDQFGRQLRLVQLAGRQQYFPVDTCRSFSNCNCPCACALTEQSFTALTYDPDTPSRIVFNFVTIPSVCRCVNNFRRHFEDQYFPYPEESNLGDRP, from the exons ATGAACACCACGCTAggattgttttattgtttagag AAAACACCAACAATTTCAAGTATGTCAGTGACGCTTATGCTCAGTATAGTCGCTAGTCTGCTGGTCTACAAATGTCACCT TATTTCAGCAATGCTGCAGCCACCGGTAGGAGTACTAGAG GACTTTGAAGAAGACTCAAATTCAATGTTCGTGGATTTAGAAAGAAACCCAGGAGAAAACCCAAGTTCAGTCATACAGGTCATACAACAAAACCCAAGTTCAGTCAACCGTATCGTACAGAGTTGCTGTGAAGC AGAAACTCGAATGCAGAATTTTTCCACTTTGCCGGATCAGTTCGGCAGACAATTACGATTGGTCCAGCTAGCCGGAAGACAACAATATTTCCCAGTGGACACATGTAG gTCTTTTTCAAATTGTAACTGCCCCTGCGCTTGTGCCCTGACCGAACAAAGTTTCACAGCCTTGACCTACGACCCTGACACACCCAGCAGGATCGTGTTTAATTTTGTAACAATTCCAAGTGTGTGCAGATGCGTGAACAACTTTCGGCGCCATTTTGAGGACCAGTATTTTCCGTACCCAGAGGAAAGCAATTTAGGAGACCGCCCATGA
- the LOC106055350 gene encoding uncharacterized protein LOC106055350, whose amino-acid sequence MDKLAVVLFVYTMSFSATADLNLDWEKLEAEIIDRYPGFFYTKDEINVVRNYEKRRRNETVDFHGCCNSTSKTVSYKTLPDLNEKNVTLVTFQGRKQYFPSETCRSLPNCNTCPCGCRMVSRPFTALIVNPEYPTKSSNPVVLDFVMAPTFCRCFNNAALPETQESYCGSGDNKNSRPTGTLSSQGSEL is encoded by the exons ATGGACAAGTTGGCCGTCGTCTTGTTCGTCTACACCATGTCTTTCTCTGCGACAGCAGATCTGAATTT AGACTGGGAGAAACTTGAAGCTGAAATAATTGACCGATATCCTGGATTCTTTTACACAAAGGATGAAATCAATGTCGTTAGAAATTAT gaaaaaagaagaagaaatgaaacTGTTGATTTCCATGGATGCTGCAACTC CACCTCCAAGACAGTCAGCTACAAGACATTGCCGGATCTCAATGAGAAAAATGTCACTCTGGTGACTTTTCAAGGCAGGAAGCAGTATTTTCCTTCGGAAACTTGCAG ATCCTTGCCGAACTGTAACACGTGTCCCTGCGGATGCAGGATGGTGTCCCGACCCTTCACAGCCTTAATAGTTAACCCAGAGTATCCCACAAAGAGCAGCAATCCAGTTGTCCTAGACTTTGTGATGGCCCCAACATTCTGTCGATGTTTCAACAATGCAGCTTTACCAGAGACACAAGAAAGCTACTGCGGGAGTGGAGATAAtaaaaatagtaggcctaccggTACTCTATCATCCCAGGGCTCTGAGCTCTGA